In Geminocystis sp. NIES-3708, a single window of DNA contains:
- the grrP gene encoding extracellular substrate binding-like orphan protein GrrP produces the protein MLKKLVITSLSLMGLLLSTGVKPTMAGTVLENIAKTGTFTVATPFNTVPYSYYNPENELTGFSIDVVKLIHQQLEKELGRKIELNFVEVNSIQEAIPKMISGQVDITCNTAFTWERDKYVDYTLRYTISGIRLLIPKGKAPTDTSFTNKKIGIPPQTFVRDAIKLNYPSAILVDVKSLEEGTNSLNEGKIDALAGDSILLDGFRQQVNPDGFEQFPPFAEPSLAQYGVGCIVPENNSAFLNIANYSIARMMEGYIVKDPEMTQLFQKWMGENGVVNIVSDEAVELFFKTTIINHEQIPFPKK, from the coding sequence ATGTTGAAAAAACTTGTTATCACATCTCTATCTCTAATGGGTTTATTGCTATCCACGGGCGTAAAACCGACTATGGCTGGTACGGTATTAGAAAATATTGCTAAAACAGGAACTTTTACCGTTGCAACTCCTTTTAACACAGTGCCTTATTCTTATTACAATCCTGAAAACGAATTGACTGGTTTTTCCATCGATGTCGTCAAATTAATTCATCAACAATTAGAAAAAGAATTAGGGCGTAAAATAGAGCTAAATTTTGTCGAAGTTAATTCTATTCAAGAAGCTATTCCGAAGATGATAAGCGGACAGGTAGATATTACTTGTAATACAGCTTTTACATGGGAAAGAGATAAATATGTGGACTATACTCTCAGATATACCATTTCTGGCATTCGATTATTAATTCCTAAAGGTAAAGCACCTACTGATACTTCTTTTACTAACAAAAAAATTGGTATTCCTCCCCAAACCTTTGTGAGAGATGCCATTAAATTAAATTATCCCAGTGCGATATTAGTGGATGTCAAAAGTTTAGAAGAAGGAACTAATAGTTTAAATGAAGGTAAAATAGACGCTTTGGCAGGAGATAGCATTCTTTTAGATGGTTTTCGTCAACAAGTTAATCCTGATGGATTTGAGCAGTTTCCTCCCTTTGCCGAACCTTCTTTAGCTCAATATGGAGTTGGTTGTATTGTTCCTGAAAACAATTCTGCTTTCTTAAATATTGCCAATTATAGTATTGCCAGAATGATGGAAGGTTATATTGTTAAAGATCCAGAAATGACTCAATTATTTCAAAAATGGATGGGAGAAAATGGTGTTGTTAATATAGTTAGTGATGAAGCAGTTGAATTATTCTTTAAAACTACGATCATCAATCACGAACAAATTCCTTTTCCTAAAAAATAA
- a CDS encoding class I SAM-dependent methyltransferase codes for MESIFDLTQFIPEELLKNAYETWQQTKAGFSLAHKNFSTEIKKVFFPNNAIEYKEITPETFQTLQARFQIIIEEDWRDAQRGIYPVNLLFDADWQEFLQSYLKIWLDYPQTWTRMQQQKSQDFAEDVNLESYPQYYRRNFHYQTDGYLSDYSANIYDLQVDILFNGIADAMRRRILKPLLERLKNFDKNSDLKILDCACGTGRTLKFLRATFPDVSLYGVDLSSAYLRKANQLLSQLPQELPQLIESNIENLPYQDNYFQGISNVFVFHELPNPIRQKVIDESFRVLQSGGVFVICDSIQLSDSPELEAMMTNFSIAFHEPFYHDYIQDDIELRLDKAGFKYIEVKTYGFSKYWVATK; via the coding sequence ATGGAATCAATCTTTGACTTAACCCAATTTATACCCGAAGAATTGTTAAAAAACGCTTATGAAACATGGCAACAAACCAAAGCAGGTTTTAGTTTAGCGCATAAAAACTTTAGTACTGAAATCAAAAAAGTCTTTTTTCCGAATAATGCCATTGAATATAAAGAAATAACTCCTGAAACTTTCCAAACTTTACAAGCTAGATTTCAGATAATTATTGAAGAAGATTGGCGAGATGCACAAAGAGGAATTTATCCTGTTAATTTATTATTCGATGCTGACTGGCAGGAATTTTTACAAAGCTATCTCAAAATTTGGTTAGATTATCCCCAAACTTGGACAAGGATGCAACAACAAAAATCTCAAGATTTCGCTGAAGATGTTAACCTCGAATCTTATCCTCAATATTATCGCCGTAACTTTCACTATCAAACTGATGGTTATTTAAGCGATTATTCTGCTAATATTTATGATTTGCAAGTAGATATTCTTTTCAATGGTATTGCTGATGCCATGCGTCGCCGAATTTTAAAACCACTTTTGGAAAGGTTAAAAAACTTTGATAAAAATTCTGACTTGAAAATATTGGATTGTGCTTGTGGTACTGGTAGAACTTTGAAATTTTTAAGGGCAACTTTTCCTGATGTATCTTTATATGGCGTTGATTTATCTTCTGCTTATTTACGCAAAGCCAATCAATTATTATCTCAACTTCCCCAAGAATTACCGCAGTTAATCGAAAGCAACATCGAAAATTTACCTTATCAAGATAATTATTTTCAAGGAATTAGTAACGTTTTTGTTTTTCATGAATTGCCTAATCCTATCAGACAAAAAGTTATTGATGAATCTTTCCGAGTTTTACAATCGGGAGGAGTTTTCGTGATTTGCGATTCCATACAATTATCAGATTCTCCTGAGTTAGAAGCCATGATGACTAACTTTTCCATTGCATTTCATGAGCCATTTTATCATGATTATATTCAAGATGATATAGAATTACGCTTAGATAAAGCTGGGTTTAAATATATTGAAGTGAAAACCTATGGCTTTAGTAAATATTGGGTAGCGACAAAATAA
- a CDS encoding DHH family phosphoesterase, whose product MTKIDWKIYPSDDIPEWFHKEVNHLTSRNKSNYLTKLLWGRGIRDSQKLQWFLSTNNYSSSSPFEFGREIKQALKRLENAWNRGEKVAIWGNYNIDGITATCVLWEGLKPFFPSENHLIYYIPPGFHNSQGLTYQYIDFLQKQGINLIITADMGSDNIKEIKYAQNLGIDIIVIDHHTLPNHRPEVISFLNPLNFAENHPFFALSGVGIAYKLLEALYQQFPSISSLSLTCLLDLVAIGLLADTTPLKGDCRYLAREGIKILQQTQRSGLDFLVQLCQDNGDRPMNISQGIAQRINAINYIHYDHNLAFQLLTTTDQELGRKLANLVEKAYFNVKNLQTKILFEIRKKINNLDISNGGLIILDNNQWEVNFLPLITHLISKEYNRPTILLFSDENQNIAKGYGCSINEINLVELLSNKQELFYSIIEYHDTIELSLPIENISLVRDSINQQLRSKINLDFFKPLINIDLVVTVSELGKNLRHELRLIEPCSVDNPNPKLLIQNCCFKNLTNKNQSYKNERKEGEYIQTSFTIYDQSSPDKGFNGIWLGHYSNEINPNSIYDIVVELDYNFLNKQYYIRIIDLKLSQKNINYLTTIKSAPLIIDNRQEISKLDINDNSKIILDKCPVEWQEITSHYQNAVTNQKNLVLGYHYNNQKNSQELWYIFINIIKALIKENEAKNINILLEILDISELSLKNILDSLEKIGIVYENQENKLQFQQIFTTFSSEVYQQVKQNFEDIIKQENLQKNYFYQIPISTIKDEVISNNLKHI is encoded by the coding sequence ATGACTAAAATTGATTGGAAAATTTATCCTTCTGATGATATTCCAGAATGGTTTCATAAAGAAGTAAATCATCTTACAAGCAGAAATAAATCTAATTATTTAACTAAGTTATTATGGGGTAGAGGAATTCGTGATTCTCAAAAATTGCAATGGTTTTTAAGTACGAATAATTATTCCTCTTCTTCCCCTTTTGAATTTGGTAGAGAAATAAAACAGGCTTTAAAACGTTTAGAAAACGCATGGAATCGAGGAGAAAAAGTTGCTATTTGGGGAAATTATAATATTGATGGTATAACTGCCACTTGTGTTTTATGGGAAGGTTTAAAACCCTTTTTCCCCTCAGAAAATCACCTAATTTACTATATTCCTCCTGGTTTTCATAACTCTCAGGGCTTAACTTATCAATATATTGATTTTCTACAAAAACAGGGGATTAATCTCATTATTACTGCCGATATGGGTAGTGATAATATCAAAGAAATTAAATATGCTCAAAATTTAGGAATTGATATAATTGTTATTGATCATCATACGTTACCAAATCATCGCCCAGAGGTAATTTCTTTTCTTAATCCCTTAAATTTTGCTGAAAATCATCCTTTCTTTGCTCTTTCAGGAGTTGGTATCGCTTATAAATTATTAGAAGCTTTATATCAACAATTTCCTTCTATTTCTTCATTATCCCTTACCTGTTTACTTGATTTAGTTGCCATTGGTTTATTAGCTGATACCACTCCTTTAAAAGGTGATTGTCGTTATTTAGCACGAGAAGGTATTAAGATTCTACAACAAACTCAACGATCAGGTCTTGATTTTCTCGTTCAATTGTGTCAAGATAATGGCGATCGCCCTATGAATATTTCTCAAGGTATTGCCCAAAGAATTAATGCTATTAATTATATTCATTATGATCATAATTTGGCTTTTCAATTATTAACAACTACGGATCAAGAATTAGGACGAAAGTTAGCAAATTTAGTTGAGAAAGCTTATTTTAATGTGAAAAATTTACAAACAAAAATTCTTTTTGAAATACGTAAAAAAATTAATAATTTAGATATATCTAATGGTGGTCTTATTATTCTTGATAATAATCAATGGGAAGTAAATTTTTTGCCTTTAATAACTCATCTCATTAGTAAAGAATATAATCGCCCAACTATTTTATTATTTAGTGATGAAAATCAAAATATAGCTAAAGGTTATGGTTGTTCTATTAATGAGATAAACTTGGTTGAATTATTAAGTAATAAACAAGAATTATTCTATAGTATTATTGAATACCATGATACTATAGAATTATCTCTACCTATAGAAAATATCTCTTTAGTTAGAGATAGTATTAATCAACAATTAAGAAGTAAAATTAATCTTGATTTTTTCAAACCATTAATTAATATTGATTTAGTTGTCACTGTTTCTGAATTAGGTAAAAATTTACGTCATGAATTAAGATTAATTGAGCCTTGTAGTGTTGATAATCCTAATCCTAAATTATTAATACAAAATTGTTGTTTTAAAAATCTTACCAATAAAAATCAAAGCTATAAAAATGAAAGAAAAGAAGGAGAATATATTCAAACATCTTTTACTATTTACGATCAAAGTTCTCCAGATAAGGGTTTTAATGGTATTTGGTTAGGACATTATAGCAACGAAATTAATCCTAATTCTATATATGATATAGTGGTGGAATTAGATTATAATTTTTTGAATAAACAATACTATATTAGGATAATTGATCTTAAACTTAGTCAAAAAAATATTAATTATCTCACTACTATAAAATCTGCTCCTTTAATTATTGATAATAGACAAGAAATATCAAAATTAGATATTAATGATAATTCTAAAATTATATTAGATAAATGTCCTGTTGAATGGCAAGAAATAACCTCTCATTATCAAAATGCTGTCACGAATCAGAAAAATTTGGTCTTAGGTTATCACTATAACAATCAAAAAAATAGTCAAGAATTATGGTATATATTTATTAATATTATCAAGGCTTTAATTAAAGAAAATGAAGCAAAAAATATTAATATATTATTAGAGATACTTGATATTAGTGAGTTATCACTAAAAAATATTTTAGATTCTTTAGAAAAAATTGGCATAGTTTATGAAAATCAAGAAAATAAGCTCCAATTTCAACAAATTTTTACCACTTTTTCCTCTGAAGTTTATCAACAAGTTAAACAAAATTTTGAAGACATCATTAAGCAAGAAAATTTACAAAAAAATTATTTTTATCAAATACCTATTTCCACAATCAAAGACGAAGTTATTTCTAATAACCTAAAACACATTTAA
- the dacB gene encoding D-alanyl-D-alanine carboxypeptidase/D-alanyl-D-alanine-endopeptidase encodes MSKKQQFIHWISILAITSASSVSAQTIIPTVNTYNQDNFSIPIEVIPPENNTSTPACNNSFLAPSIETIVKRYGGGWGILVERLSDGEAIYQYNADRGFIPASNMKILTTAAALQRLSPQTTISANKSLKEWVTVTNLRSDNYYADTLLKKLGGGAVAKQTLSQLGINPQGFHFADGSGLSRKNLATPRVLVDTLRAMYSTPQKDIFFASLPTAGISGTLRNRMKQTPVQGIVHAKTGTLTGVRALSGYLDHHQYGTLVFSILANSPNQSGAALVRAIDEIVITINTNYTCQSNY; translated from the coding sequence ATGTCCAAAAAACAGCAATTTATTCATTGGATCTCAATTCTTGCCATTACTTCTGCCAGTTCAGTTTCTGCACAGACTATTATACCGACCGTTAATACTTATAATCAAGATAATTTTTCTATTCCCATTGAAGTTATCCCTCCAGAAAATAACACTTCTACCCCAGCCTGTAATAACTCTTTCCTTGCCCCTAGTATTGAAACTATCGTTAAACGTTATGGAGGGGGTTGGGGAATTTTAGTTGAACGATTATCTGATGGTGAAGCTATTTATCAGTATAACGCTGATCGTGGTTTTATCCCAGCTTCTAACATGAAAATTTTAACTACCGCCGCCGCTTTACAACGATTATCTCCCCAAACAACTATCAGTGCTAATAAATCTTTGAAAGAATGGGTAACAGTAACAAATTTAAGAAGTGATAATTATTATGCTGATACTTTACTTAAAAAACTAGGGGGGGGTGCAGTGGCAAAACAAACTTTAAGTCAATTGGGCATCAATCCTCAAGGCTTTCATTTCGCTGATGGCTCAGGTTTATCTCGAAAAAATTTAGCAACTCCTAGAGTTTTAGTTGATACTCTTAGGGCTATGTATTCTACACCTCAAAAAGACATCTTTTTTGCTTCTTTACCTACCGCAGGAATTAGTGGTACTTTACGAAATAGAATGAAACAAACTCCCGTACAAGGTATTGTTCACGCTAAAACAGGTACTTTAACAGGGGTTAGAGCATTATCTGGTTACTTAGATCATCATCAATATGGTACTTTAGTTTTTAGTATTTTAGCTAATAGTCCTAATCAATCTGGTGCTGCTTTAGTACGGGCGATCGATGAAATAGTAATTACTATAAATACTAATTATACTTGTCAGTCAAATTATTAA
- the murQ gene encoding N-acetylmuramic acid 6-phosphate etherase — protein sequence MNRGHLLTEQINIASTNLDQLSASEIVDLFNQEDQKTIEAIANAKEELAQTIEITAKALNKGGRLFYIGAGTSGRLGVLDAAECPPTFCTDPDMVQGILAGGVSALLKSSEALEDRPEDGAKAMIDHGVNSLDIVIGITAGGTTPYVHGALKEAKKLGAVAIAMSCVPKNQVPIDADIDIRLLTGAEILAGSTRLKAGTVTKMALNIISTGIMVKLGKVYGNRMIDVSVTNSKLEDRALRIISDLTNLDRESATKLLIASGNKVKLALLMHWSNKTLSEAELLLAENNGNLRQALNN from the coding sequence ATGAATCGTGGTCATTTATTAACTGAACAAATTAACATTGCTAGTACGAATTTAGATCAACTTTCAGCATCGGAAATTGTCGATTTATTTAATCAAGAAGATCAAAAAACTATTGAGGCGATCGCCAATGCTAAAGAAGAATTAGCACAAACCATCGAAATAACAGCAAAAGCTTTGAATAAAGGTGGTCGTTTATTTTACATTGGAGCTGGTACTAGCGGACGTTTAGGGGTATTAGACGCTGCCGAATGTCCCCCCACCTTCTGCACAGATCCAGACATGGTACAGGGCATTTTAGCTGGAGGAGTGTCTGCGTTATTAAAAAGTTCAGAAGCCTTAGAAGATCGCCCTGAAGATGGTGCTAAGGCGATGATTGATCATGGTGTCAACTCCCTAGATATAGTTATTGGTATTACTGCAGGTGGTACAACTCCCTATGTTCATGGTGCATTAAAAGAAGCTAAAAAATTAGGTGCTGTGGCGATCGCCATGAGTTGTGTACCAAAAAATCAAGTACCAATTGATGCAGATATTGATATTCGCTTATTGACAGGTGCAGAAATTTTGGCAGGTTCAACTCGCTTGAAAGCAGGAACAGTTACAAAAATGGCTCTTAATATCATTTCCACAGGAATAATGGTAAAATTAGGAAAAGTTTACGGTAATCGTATGATTGATGTCTCTGTAACGAATAGTAAATTAGAAGATCGAGCATTGCGTATTATCAGTGATTTAACTAATTTAGATCGAGAAAGTGCGACTAAACTGTTAATAGCTAGTGGTAATAAAGTAAAATTAGCTTTATTAATGCACTGGAGTAATAAAACTTTATCTGAAGCAGAATTGTTGTTGGCAGAAAATAATGGAAATTTACGACAAGCGTTAAATAATTAA
- a CDS encoding DUF3110 domain-containing protein, giving the protein MRTYVLLYNAGTANEGIHTIQIGDQDFVLIFESEDDAIRYALLLEAQDFPTPSVEAIDKEEVEDFCLSAGYEWKFISDGMLEIPPENNVNQTDWNEDGVYSPPSSAQYSEAEMSAFELERIRRQLEGLL; this is encoded by the coding sequence ATGCGAACATACGTTCTTTTATATAATGCAGGTACAGCTAATGAAGGAATTCACACTATTCAAATAGGAGATCAAGATTTTGTCTTAATCTTTGAATCAGAAGATGATGCCATTCGTTATGCTTTGTTATTAGAAGCTCAAGATTTTCCGACTCCTTCGGTAGAAGCTATTGATAAAGAGGAAGTTGAAGATTTTTGTCTTTCGGCTGGTTATGAATGGAAATTTATTAGTGATGGGATGTTAGAAATCCCCCCCGAAAATAATGTTAATCAAACAGATTGGAATGAAGACGGGGTTTATTCTCCACCTTCTTCTGCTCAATATTCTGAAGCTGAAATGTCGGCTTTTGAGTTAGAACGCATTCGTCGTCAACTTGAAGGTTTACTTTAA
- the grrA gene encoding GrrA/OscA1 family cyclophane-containing rSAM-modified RiPP, translated as MKITNLTWLGFLMTLSSLAIVPKTQALNTDNLNNFDNITENIETRLNRISEALKAREKDLPQDTQIENYSEEDILLGQAFLNGNRAGWANGGRNWRNGGSFLNNNRGGGFINQPRNFLNNRGWGDGGGFWNRR; from the coding sequence ATGAAAATCACAAATTTAACATGGCTAGGCTTTTTAATGACTTTATCTAGTCTTGCCATTGTACCTAAAACTCAGGCTTTAAATACCGATAACCTTAATAATTTTGATAATATTACCGAAAATATAGAAACCCGTTTAAACCGTATTTCTGAAGCCCTAAAAGCTAGAGAAAAAGACTTACCTCAAGATACTCAAATAGAAAATTATTCTGAGGAGGATATATTATTAGGACAAGCATTTTTAAATGGTAATAGAGCAGGTTGGGCTAATGGTGGCAGAAATTGGCGAAATGGCGGTAGCTTCTTGAATAACAACAGAGGTGGTGGTTTCATTAATCAACCCAGAAATTTCCTCAATAATCGTGGTTGGGGAGATGGTGGCGGTTTTTGGAATCGACGCTAA
- a CDS encoding M48 family metallopeptidase, with the protein MTIKLIGLKADHFRHPLDLKATTQLKQIPGLDLAMRGVLGSVAEDFFYLNNIASSILISEKQLPDLYELLLSACEVLDLDVPQLYIQQNPIPNAYTLAIRGKKPFIVIHTSLLEILNPDEIKAVIAHELGHLKCEHGVYLTLANIMVLAAGLIPSWGTFVAQSLQSQLLQWVRCAEFSCDRSALLVVQDPNVVMSLLMKLTGGSPSIASKLSLEAFMAQVKKYQAMSQTDIGKMLQEMQTSQLTHPVPIIRAKEIENWSTSSDYYQLTQKEKIGYNDKSTGGWRNW; encoded by the coding sequence ATGACTATTAAATTGATTGGATTAAAAGCAGACCATTTTCGTCATCCCCTTGATTTAAAAGCAACGACTCAATTAAAGCAAATTCCAGGCTTAGATTTAGCTATGAGAGGGGTTTTAGGTAGTGTGGCTGAAGATTTTTTTTATCTAAATAATATCGCTTCTAGCATTCTAATTAGTGAAAAACAATTACCAGATTTATATGAATTGTTGTTGTCTGCCTGTGAAGTCTTAGACTTAGACGTACCACAACTTTATATCCAACAAAACCCTATTCCCAACGCTTATACCTTGGCAATTAGGGGAAAAAAACCTTTTATTGTAATTCATACATCATTACTAGAAATTCTTAACCCTGATGAAATTAAAGCCGTCATAGCTCACGAATTAGGACATCTAAAATGCGAACACGGAGTTTACCTAACTTTAGCCAATATCATGGTGTTAGCCGCAGGTTTAATACCTTCTTGGGGAACTTTTGTGGCTCAATCTTTACAAAGTCAATTATTACAATGGGTGCGTTGTGCAGAATTTAGTTGTGATCGTTCAGCATTATTAGTAGTACAAGATCCCAATGTAGTGATGTCGTTACTCATGAAATTAACAGGAGGTTCTCCTAGCATTGCCAGTAAATTGAGTTTAGAGGCTTTTATGGCACAAGTTAAAAAATATCAAGCGATGAGTCAGACTGACATCGGTAAAATGTTACAAGAAATGCAAACATCTCAATTGACTCATCCCGTGCCGATTATTCGAGCTAAAGAAATTGAAAATTGGTCAACATCTTCCGATTATTATCAGTTGACCCAGAAAGAAAAAATAGGTTATAATGACAAAAGTACGGGCGGATGGCGAAATTGGTAG
- a CDS encoding 1-acyl-sn-glycerol-3-phosphate acyltransferase: MNQNQSSLKVKKTKTTVYHLVRSFVVNPVFHLYFRGTVAGREKIPSKGKLIIVSNHASVFDPPLLSAAITRPVSYMAKEELFQINGLTQIITALGAYPVNREGVDRKAIRQAISRIEEGWATGIFIEGTRTADGKIYDPKLGAALIAAKAQAPLLPVCLCGTEKISIPGKKMPQFVKIHVKIGDLIEPPISGKKEQLELVTNQCAQSINNLYETSS; encoded by the coding sequence ATGAATCAAAATCAATCATCGCTAAAAGTAAAAAAAACTAAAACAACAGTTTATCACCTTGTTAGATCTTTTGTCGTTAATCCTGTATTTCATCTTTATTTCCGAGGTACTGTTGCAGGGAGAGAAAAGATACCCTCTAAAGGTAAATTAATTATTGTTAGTAATCATGCTAGTGTTTTTGATCCTCCTTTACTTTCTGCTGCCATTACACGCCCTGTTTCTTATATGGCAAAAGAAGAATTATTTCAAATTAACGGTTTAACACAAATAATTACAGCTTTGGGTGCTTATCCAGTAAATCGTGAAGGTGTTGATCGTAAGGCAATCCGTCAAGCCATTTCTAGAATTGAAGAAGGATGGGCAACAGGTATATTTATTGAAGGAACTCGTACTGCTGATGGGAAAATTTATGATCCCAAATTGGGGGCGGCTTTAATTGCGGCAAAAGCTCAAGCCCCTTTATTACCAGTGTGTTTATGTGGCACAGAAAAAATTAGCATACCAGGCAAAAAAATGCCCCAATTTGTCAAAATTCATGTGAAAATTGGTGATTTAATTGAGCCGCCTATTTCTGGTAAAAAAGAACAATTAGAATTAGTTACCAATCAATGTGCCCAAAGTATTAATAACCTGTATGAAACTTCTAGTTAG
- the grrA gene encoding GrrA/OscA1 family cyclophane-containing rSAM-modified RiPP has product MKISNLTWLGFFLTLSSLSISPKTLAVESNNISSANNIEARLNRISEALKTRENNLPENPLDYPDEEILVGGFINGGGGFRNIAGGGGFINNRGGGGFVNGRGGWGDGGGGFINRRY; this is encoded by the coding sequence ATGAAGATTTCAAATCTGACGTGGTTGGGTTTTTTCTTAACCCTATCGAGTTTGAGTATTTCCCCTAAAACTCTTGCCGTTGAAAGTAATAATATCAGTAGTGCCAACAATATTGAAGCTCGTTTAAATCGCATTTCTGAAGCCCTAAAAACCAGAGAAAACAACTTACCAGAAAATCCTTTAGATTATCCTGATGAAGAAATTTTAGTAGGTGGATTTATCAATGGTGGTGGTGGTTTTCGTAATATAGCTGGTGGTGGCGGTTTTATTAATAATCGAGGCGGCGGTGGTTTCGTCAATGGGCGAGGCGGCTGGGGAGATGGAGGCGGTGGCTTTATAAATCGCCGTTACTAA
- a CDS encoding WD40 repeat domain-containing protein, which yields MLIEEETLITAVKGLTRRVNIKVEHLQIIDQALKYNNFNNEQWDNILNRNNINFALKDKIYTMEMVRLLTLRAIVNPHTIIEYLLWLNLGKKSNNNPLNYSLNFQQQVNNIFKNNNSLLVINCHLKKGIDTIIKELEKQNKIIQSLEQFISDNSNLWKDSFKGYLSTKKPSIFNKIISEYIFPKKFTKQNFPEKFVAEKKFVIEKTLSGYSNIVYSVAFSPDSQYLASGSWDNTIKIWNVNNGKLKQTLTGHSNIVYSVAFSCDGQYLASGSWDKTVKIWNVNNGQLKQTLTGYSNIVYSVAFSPDGSYLASGSWDKAIKIWNVNNGKLKQTLTGHSDDVYNVEFSPDGQYLASGSQDKTIKIWNVNNGQLKQTLTGHFKSVNSVAFSCDGQYLASGSGDKNIKIWNVNNGKLKQTLTGHSNNVNSVAFSCDGQYLASGSWDNTIKIWKLQ from the coding sequence ATGCTAATAGAAGAAGAAACGTTAATTACAGCAGTTAAAGGTTTAACTAGACGGGTAAATATTAAAGTAGAACATTTACAAATCATTGATCAGGCTCTGAAATACAATAACTTTAATAATGAACAATGGGATAATATTCTTAACCGAAATAATATTAATTTTGCCCTAAAAGATAAGATTTATACGATGGAAATGGTAAGACTTTTAACTTTAAGAGCGATCGTTAATCCTCATACTATTATTGAATATTTACTCTGGTTAAATTTGGGTAAAAAAAGTAATAATAATCCTCTGAATTATAGTCTTAATTTTCAGCAACAAGTTAATAATATTTTCAAAAATAATAATTCATTATTGGTTATTAATTGTCACCTAAAAAAAGGTATTGATACCATTATAAAAGAGTTAGAAAAGCAAAATAAAATTATACAATCACTAGAGCAATTTATCTCAGATAATAGTAATTTATGGAAAGATTCTTTTAAAGGTTATTTATCGACAAAAAAACCATCTATATTTAACAAAATTATATCTGAATATATATTTCCCAAAAAGTTTACTAAGCAAAATTTTCCTGAAAAGTTTGTTGCCGAAAAAAAGTTTGTAATTGAAAAAACTTTAAGTGGTTATTCTAATATTGTATATAGTGTAGCATTTAGTCCTGATAGTCAATATTTAGCTAGTGGTAGTTGGGATAATACTATTAAAATTTGGAATGTTAATAATGGAAAATTAAAACAGACTTTAACTGGTCATTCTAATATTGTATATAGTGTAGCATTTAGCTGTGATGGTCAATATTTAGCTAGTGGTAGTTGGGATAAAACTGTTAAAATTTGGAATGTAAATAATGGACAATTAAAACAGACTTTAACCGGTTATTCTAACATTGTATATAGTGTAGCATTTAGTCCTGATGGTTCATATTTAGCTAGTGGTAGTTGGGATAAAGCCATTAAAATTTGGAATGTGAATAATGGAAAATTAAAACAAACTTTAACTGGTCATTCTGATGATGTATATAATGTGGAATTTAGTCCTGACGGTCAATATTTAGCTAGTGGTAGTCAGGATAAAACTATTAAAATTTGGAATGTGAATAATGGACAATTAAAACAGACATTAACTGGTCATTTTAAGAGTGTAAATAGTGTAGCATTTAGCTGTGATGGTCAATATTTAGCTAGTGGTAGTGGTGATAAAAACATTAAAATTTGGAATGTAAATAATGGAAAATTAAAACAGACATTAACTGGTCATTCTAATAATGTAAATAGTGTAGCATTTAGCTGTGATGGTCAATATTTAGCTAGTGGTAGTTGGGATAATACTATTAAAATTTGGAAGCTACAATGA